The genomic DNA CAGTTGCCTGTTCACATTTCATCGACCTATAAAATAAAGGAGGAACAATCTGTGGGAACAGCAAAATGAGTCAGAAACAATCTCATTTCCACAAGTACTGAGACCAAGAACTGAACTGGTATTAAGTGCTTGATTGGATTTTTCAACCAGTGAATGCTCGCGCACCCTCCTAACGTTCCGCTGGGACCGGAATTATTGATAATATCCATAAAAAATATGTATAAACCTTCATAATTCTCAGGTTATAAGTTTGGTACAGGTtggaaacaacagcaaaagtATCGTATTAAACTCCATGTGACAAATAaaatgtttgggggggggggggggggggaggtaagTCCACCAGAGTTCTCCTCGAGGGCACCTCCTCGTCTACGGTATCATACAGTATAAAATGTTATAACAAACATATTGAATTTGAATGATAAATTATAAATTTTCACATATACAAAATTCTGAATTGTTTACATATTCACATATTTACAGGATTGTCCGATCAGCAGCGGCGAGGCCAACGTTTCCCGCCTCTCAAAAGGAGACGTATTCCTTGAAGGTGACGGTGAGACTGTTGGTCGTAATGTCTGTGATTATGATGTTTCCCATAAAAGGGGAGATTTTTTTAACGGCTGCTTTTTCCACAGATTTCTGTGCATCTCCAGAGTCCGGCGGCGCGGTTTCGACCGCCGGCGGGGGCGCCAACGGGACCTCCGGCTCTGCCGGCTTCTTAGTCTTTGGGAAGCTGAGATCCATCGGTTCCTCCTGGCCGCCAGAATCAACAGTCTCACAGGCGCTGCTGTGGCGCCGGCCGCTACAGTGGAGGTCCATGGGTGTGTCCTGAGGCGGCGTGACCGCGGTGCTGGGCAGGCTGAGGCTCCTGGAGGTCAGGTAGGCTTTAGAAACACTCCTGTGGTCCACGGGATCCGACAGCTTCCGCTTACGGTCTTTGGGGAAAGACGGGATCCTGATGTGGTCGAGAGACGTCGGGGTGGGGATGTTGGTGTCAGGAGCCCACGAGGTCACAGGGGAGCTAGCGGTTAGCTGAAGGGGTAAATCATCTGGTAAATCAGCCTGACCACGGGCCACCTCGGTGTTATATTCCTCTGCTGTGCTGGGTGAGGGTTTGGAAAAATGCCTGTCTTTAGGAGGACATTTCATGGGATGCTCCGCCACAGGAAGGGTCCTGGCACTGCAGAGCTCTTTAGGAATACCGTTCTCCAGATACTCCACAATTTTGGTTGAGTGCGCTGGATTGTTCTCTGGTGGTTTGGTGCTTTGGGCTTTCATGTCACTCGACGTTTCCCCGTGCTTAGCTTTTGCTCCGTGGACCTTGTTGTTATCCATATATTTGCTCATGACAATAACAATCCGTCcattcttgtttttgttcttgatTATCTTCATtttgctgctgatggagctgggtAAGCTTGCATCTTTCGAGTTGGGTTTGAGGGCATGTTCGCTCTCAGCGTCTTTCACGGATGGCTTCCTCGCCTCCACCGCCGACTCTTTGACTTTGCTCAAACACCCCGTTTCCTTGTCGCGGACCCATTTCTGCTGCAGGGCCAGTGGCAAGTTCCAACCTGGATTGGCCGGTTTGCTGCCGGACTCCTGAACTTTGACCACCTCTTTGAGCCTTGAACCCTGAGCCTCGTACATATTTAGGTCAGGCTCATAGTGGTGGTGCTTCTTGCTGTTGAGCTGGTAGATGAGCTTCTTCTTCCCGTTCATTTGCTGGTCTGTAGGGACCTCTTGGTTGCTCGGCTGGTACTGGTGGTGCTTCTTGCTGTTCAGCTGATACTGCTGAGGTTGGGGGCGCTGGACCTCCATGGGATCGGCCTTGGCGTTATCATCTGCCTCCTGACAAGTTTCCTCCAAACCCGCGGGGATACTCGATCGCCTGGCGAACGAGGGCACCTTGAAGAAAGAGACAAGACACCAAGTTTAGCATCAAACATTATAATATGTGCAGCGACATTCACTGTAAAGAATTGCAGCCATCCACCATTTCCAACATCAAACGGTGATCCTCTCTGTGTTAGGACCAGGAACATTCTTTCACAGTAAAAGCACAACTAATGATTCAATTTTTATGAAAAATGAATGATTCAGGTTGCTAACTAAAGGGCCTGAGCTAGAAATAGAAACGGCACATATATGTTTACGCGATGCTGTGTCCAAAATGGAAATAAACCATCCAAGcaccctcccccacctgcacaGTTCGTCCCACCCACATCTCCTTGGCCGTCAGAAAGGCACTGCAGCGGAACGCTTGAGACTCGCCGGCTATGACCCCAGGTCAGAGAAGTGTCATCAGACATGTCACGCTCCACCCTGATCGCTGGACACGTGTGACTCTGGCAGAGCCCAGGGCCTCTTAAAGAGTGACGCTGCATAACAATTGGCTCAGAGTCCCTCAAAATATATGACCACATTTAGAGTGACACTCAGCAAAGGCCTGAGCTCAGACTGTCAGAGCACACGTGGTCCTTTCAGCCATCTATTCTAGCACCGGGAACCATTTAAGGTCGTGCCCCTGATTCACCACAGGCCAAAAAGAAGCACGGCTGGATGtttttagcatgctagctgctTTGCATAAAGAAATAATGAATATGCAGATAAAAACGCGTGCACTCACGCGGTGCTTATGTAACCTCGGGCAACAGACACCATGTCGAGATGAGCATAGCAAAATAATCCAGCTGTGGAACAGCTCCCACTCTTTGTCTCCTACACCCTGTCTGTCACAGACCAGAATCGGCGGCGAGGATGACAATAATTACCTGCAGTAAGAGATGTTTTGGTTTTGGTCCACGTTTGCGATATcccaccagctgctcctgtcTCTCCCTGGAAAAACAGAAGCTCAAATTATTAACCTTCAGTGAAGCACCTCTCATTTGATatccaaacatttttttttgttttcttctacCTATTCAAGGTCAAATGCAGGTTCTTAATTTCAAGGACTAATGAATACCCAAGTGTGACCCGCTGCAAAGCATTGTGGTCCTCATTTGCATAGCTCTCCGTGGTAATCGGCCCGTTCCATATTCTCATTATCCTGGAGAAATTCAATTAAAGGGATAGAGGGGGAAATCTCTGCCTTTCTTTCAAACGTCCTCCCTCCTTAAGCACGCCCTTCCTCTCCTTACACCCCATCTCTAATTAGGGTCAGGAGGTGGGGATGAAATGGGATTGTGAAGACTGGAGGACTTCTGGGATCCCAATAAATATCAGACTAGCAACGTTTGTCTCTCCTGTAAGGGCTGGAACAGACGGAGCGGAGCGTGAAGCGCGCCGTTGTCGTTACTGACGGGACTAATCTGGGCGGTGTGTGAAATATTGCTCCCTGATATAAACCTTGACTCATCATCGGCTCATAAATAACTGGCAGCGGGTGAAGGTCGGTTTCGACCCTGCTGGCCTCCTGCTACAGATGTTCTGACTGTCAAGAGTCGCCAGGAAACTGTAACATTAACCAGGCTGCGTTTTAACAAGGCGATGCCTCGAACATCATCCAACTGGGGTGACCCCTATTCACAAAAGATTTGGCAATTACAGCCTCCCGTGTCGAatcccctcccccatcctctgGGAGTGGAGAGGAATCCATACACAGAGCACAGAAGCAGCGCTCCATGACCATCAGCACAGAGGCAGACACTCttactctctccctcacacacacacacacacacacacacgtatatatatcCAGGCAGGGTGGCAGGCTGTGGGGGAATATGAGAGCGGTCCACTGGAAATGCTGGTGAGCAGTGCATGTCAATTAGCCTTTTCAGAAATGTGAATTCCTTTCCTCCCATGAGCGGCCTGATGGTGACGGCCTACAGAGAGAGCAGATCTCGCGGGCCtcggggtggtggtggtggtggtggggggggggcag from Takifugu rubripes chromosome 5, fTakRub1.2, whole genome shotgun sequence includes the following:
- the cbx4 gene encoding E3 SUMO-protein ligase CBX4, whose amino-acid sequence is MELPAAGEHVFAVEGIEKKRIRKGKVEYLVKWRGWSPKYNTWEPEENILDPRLLVAFQHRERQEQLVGYRKRGPKPKHLLLQVPSFARRSSIPAGLEETCQEADDNAKADPMEVQRPQPQQYQLNSKKHHQYQPSNQEVPTDQQMNGKKKLIYQLNSKKHHHYEPDLNMYEAQGSRLKEVVKVQESGSKPANPGWNLPLALQQKWVRDKETGCLSKVKESAVEARKPSVKDAESEHALKPNSKDASLPSSISSKMKIIKNKNKNGRIVIVMSKYMDNNKVHGAKAKHGETSSDMKAQSTKPPENNPAHSTKIVEYLENGIPKELCSARTLPVAEHPMKCPPKDRHFSKPSPSTAEEYNTEVARGQADLPDDLPLQLTASSPVTSWAPDTNIPTPTSLDHIRIPSFPKDRKRKLSDPVDHRSVSKAYLTSRSLSLPSTAVTPPQDTPMDLHCSGRRHSSACETVDSGGQEEPMDLSFPKTKKPAEPEVPLAPPPAVETAPPDSGDAQKSVEKAAVKKISPFMGNIIITDITTNSLTVTFKEYVSF